The sequence TATTTGTTCAGCAGCATTAGCAAAAGGCTAATTCCACCTTTCTCTCTTTGCTTCCAGCAGGAGTATCTACACCAGAAGAAGCACAACAGCAAAGGCTGGGCACCATGGCCAATGTCAGCCCAACTTCCTTGTCCCCTTTGGATGCTGGAAAGGAATATTACAGAGCATACAATGAAACTCTGTCCTCCAACAACAGCCACAGTAATGATGATCCAGAACTGGATTACGCTTTGGAAACACACACTATCTTCACAATTATAATTTGCATTTTGGGGCTTTGGGGGAATGGGACGGTCATCTGGCTGCTTGGCTTCTGCATTAAAAGGAATTCTTTCACCACTTACATCCTGAACCTCGCCATTGCTGACTTTGGTTTGCTCACAACTACCTTTATTAGAGGAATTCAGGTCATGGGGGGGTACTTCTACATTCCCCTTCTATCTGTCATACTTTTAGACATCTTTGTATTCATGTATAACACTGGTCAGTTTCTACTGACAGCCATCAGCATCAGCAGGTGTGTGTCTGTCCTCTTCCCACTTTGGCATCGATGCCACAGGCCACCACTTTTATCCACCACTGTGTGTGCCTTAATATGGGgactttctttccttctccctggAATTCACTTCACTCTCTTCCTGGCTAAGCTAGCAACTGATGAGATAATATTCCTCCAGTTAGTTGTGAACGGCTTCCTGTGCCTCCCACTCATGACTACTTCCACTCTGATCCTGTTCATCAAAGTCTGCTTTAAATCACAACAGCAGAAGAAGGGAAAGCTTCTCATAGCCATCTTGCTTACTCTCTTCTTTTTCATCATCTTTTCTTTTCCACTGAATGCCTTATTCATcacttttgtttttcattcagAACCTCCCTATATCCTATTTTATAGCGACTTATATGCCTGTCTGAATAGCAGTGTTAACCCTTTGATCTATTTTTTAGTTGGGGGACAGAAGAGAGGCAGACCTAGGCAGAGCATGAAAGTCATACTTCAGAATGTTTTCAAAGAGGACGAAAACTTTACAAACAAAGTGGAGGCCTCTGTTGTAACTCAGTTATGATGGCTCAAAAGATCTTCACTTCCAGATTTATCAATCTAGTTCTAATAAGTCATTCTACTTTCTACTAAGTAAATGACCATAACTTCTAGAATCATGGTCTAGATCTGGTTCAGGGTGGGGTATTGATGTCAGGGTGTGCGTAGAATTTCAgttttgagcagggggttgggctagatgatcTCTAAGGctccttatcattctttgatTCTAGATAGGGTACAATTAGTGATCAAGACAAGGCCCATAGAGTGTCACCTGAACCATTAATGAAAGGGTATCTAATGTCTTAAGAAAGAAATTAGCTTGCTGTT is a genomic window of Rhineura floridana isolate rRhiFlo1 chromosome 1, rRhiFlo1.hap2, whole genome shotgun sequence containing:
- the LOC133377638 gene encoding mas-related G-protein coupled receptor member H-like; amino-acid sequence: MEVMEGHGFSQRSRGSSLLQGAYSLKFNKGEGNNTRRAGVSTPEEAQQQRLGTMANVSPTSLSPLDAGKEYYRAYNETLSSNNSHSNDDPELDYALETHTIFTIIICILGLWGNGTVIWLLGFCIKRNSFTTYILNLAIADFGLLTTTFIRGIQVMGGYFYIPLLSVILLDIFVFMYNTGQFLLTAISISRCVSVLFPLWHRCHRPPLLSTTVCALIWGLSFLLPGIHFTLFLAKLATDEIIFLQLVVNGFLCLPLMTTSTLILFIKVCFKSQQQKKGKLLIAILLTLFFFIIFSFPLNALFITFVFHSEPPYILFYSDLYACLNSSVNPLIYFLVGGQKRGRPRQSMKVILQNVFKEDENFTNKVEASVVTQL